One Antedon mediterranea chromosome 1, ecAntMedi1.1, whole genome shotgun sequence genomic window, GTACATGGCTGGGTCAGGGATGCTACGCCAACTGTACTTTTCTGGACTTGATATGGAGTTACATACAAGGTATTAACTAGTTCAATATTTCAGCAATATGAGCTTGCTAGAGCTTAAAttcaatacatatatatatacaatgattGAGGGAAAAGTTTTTAGCAGGAATGATATACTTTAGTTATCTGTTCCTAAAGGGCAGAAGACTTGGAAACCTTATCCAGCATAATTTGCAATTTGCTAAATCATTAAAGTTGTTGATTAACATGAAACAAACCAAGGAACAGTTGAAACAGAACAGTTGAAACAGAACAGTTAAAAGAGAACAGTTAAACGAGAACAGTGGAAACAGAACAGTTACAAGAGAACAGTTAAAAGAGAACAGTTGAAACAGAACAGTTAAAAGAGAACAGTTAATACAGAATAGTTAAAACAGAATAGTTAAAAGAGAACAGTTAATACAGAACAGTTAAAACAGAATAGTTAAAACAGTTAAAACAGTAAAGGGCCTCTTGTTATTTCTCTGACAACACAAATAATAACTTGATTTTTGTTTCTGCTATTAGCACTGATCCGTGGCAAGATGTAATGAATAGAGTAGCTGACGAATACACAGTAATAAAACCACTTCAGGTAAGCCAACATATTTATTAGTTATACAGATTTCAGTACAGTAAGCATATTCACGATTTTGTGCAGTGAACCATAAATGCCCAGTAATTTAAATATCCATATGGGGGACACCTCAGGATGTAAATTCCCTTTTAAGATTTAGAGGGCTATCCCTGGCACCATACAAAATGATTGCCTGTTGGTTCATGTATGGTATGGTatcgaaataaatcaaatcaaatcctACTAAACACTGacaattatttttcttataGGAGGATCGCTTTCCGTGCTCATTCCAACACATCTTTGCCTCTGGATATGCCGCTGGATACTACTCTTACAAGTGGGCCGAGGTCATGTCTGCGGATGCCTTTGAAGCATTTGAAGAAGTTGGCTTGCAAAATAGGGATGCATTAGCAGTGACAGGCTTAAGGTAAGGGAATATGCTGACTATTAATTCAGCTTCTTAAAGCTATGCgtacgctatcaaactagtttgacaaaaaaaaagtgtgatgtgcccaaatatagtagtgatatgcccaaatatggtagtgatatgacatcatgtccacatatgggcacatcacatttttggtcacataaagtttgatagtgtagacagaggtttagtTATTCAACTCGATAAATAATGACGAACAATGAATTTGATTTTTGGattatttcttctttatacTGGATGACCTCTTCAGTAAAGGCAATGAGAATAAACACAAACAGGCTTTGAACCCATGTCACTTGCATGCTAGTCCAATACCCTTTACCATTGTGCCATATCACTTTTATTGAATTTCATAATAgcatcattcatttttttttttttttttttattctattaaaattgtttatttagatTTAGAAACACTGTCCTGGCACTAGGTGGTGGAACACATCCCACAGAAGTCTTTAAACAGTTCAGAGGTCGTGAGCCATCTCCAGATGCTCTTCTGAAATCATATGGATTGTCTTGAGCCATGGAGAAAGAGGAAACGGTCAGAGACTAGAGGAAAGCTGTCAGACACCACCTTTTGCTGGTGAAGCATGTATGTAATATGCAGATGCTTAAAAGTGGTGGCTAGGAAGAACGGGCATCAGTCATACCAGGTGCTTGTGTAATGCTACAAATGTTCAGTATACCAAGGTGGTATTAAATTGGTACATATAGCAACAATTGTGGACATTTGTATTGTGAATGACAAGCAGTCTATGTactttaaagctttgtctacactattaaactagtttgacaaaaaaagtgtgatgtgcccaaatatggtagtgatatgacatcatcatgtccatatatgggcacatacaTTATCCTTTTCAATTGGAAAAGTGATTATGAATGAATAGATGAAAAGGAAGATCCATGAATCTGAACAAGACTAGAATAAATTCCTTGTGTAAAACCACAGATTGGCTCTAGCTATgttgactaaagctctgtctacactatcaaatccatatatggacatgatgacatcatatcactaccacttTTTTACATGAATggtaaaatgcaattttttttatggagcattttattttcagtacctaaattttgatcaaatattttatttatacctgaaataatattaaggtagagcaaaacatctgaccaaaaaaataagcacttttatgtttaATGGATTAaccaatatttgtttaaaattaatcaaatgtTTTATACAGTACTATTTAGTTGATTAATTCATTAAATGTATTTCTGtattcaaatgtgattttacatTCATTTTCAATGTTGATTTGAAATCACTTAATGAAAATCATgttgttaaatgttttttttatactaaCATACATTGTGCACTGTTTTTAAAGAGAGCTATTGTTACATTTCACCGAAAAGTTGTTAATTAATGTAAAAGGTGTTGGGTAAATATATCTTATTGTGGTGTATAACACCttgaaatattgttttagaTTATTTAAACTAAGCTTGTACTGTATAGTTATGTATGTATGCAATTGAGTATGCAATATATTATCATTCTAAGATTTTTTATAAGATTTTCCATATCTCATATCTGTATGAAAGATGTATTCACAATTGTTAATGTTCATTTATTGAATAGTAAAATAGTACTATACAATAGTACCTTCCATTTATGTGTAGAGTTTGTAATTGATAAAGTTCATATGCAGTGGCATATGTTAACCTGACCAGGGAAGGATACAAGGAGGGGCCATTTTTAGGCCCTGgtccccctatttcaaaatcctggatccgccactgttGACTGGAAAGCAACTGAACAGAATTAGCACCCATGGTAATATTGAATTTGTTGATACTGGTCAAAATTTTCAGTTGCATTTAGTTTCTTCCAGTTCTGCGTTTATGtcgtttgaaggtttgcatggcaaaatcaagtgtttgataatttttattaaagttTGCGGCACTCGGGAGTGAGGACAATCAAAGCATATTTATCGAAACATCAAGAAACTCAACAgctcttttcagaactaatttacgtggtgtaccgcaaactttatatcaacatatgtTTGTCAATATATATTTGCGCAATACAGTTGATTTCCGTGTTAACATATATGTATATCGTGCTAAAGGAACATTCACACAGGTTACATTCGATACATTTATTAATTGAATGTATATTTAGATTAACAGTTTAATACAGAAGCATTCAGCtatttattacaattacaaCACCCTGTACTTGTATAGCAAATTAAcacttttataaaaataaagtattccAACAATCGATTTGAATAGCAGACTACTTATTGGGAAATTGGATCCCATAATCTGCAACGGCATGACATTGGGATGTAGAACAGAAAAAagatgtatatactgtattccACTAATGAGTTGCAAGGAAATGAATTGATGATTAATGCATATTTATACTTCACTATTAACACCTAAATGTTGATTTagtcaaaatatcttttaaaaacgGTACTATAAATAAGAGTACTGATCTAATGAATATAAGATAAAAGTATGTTTATAATTTTGATCTTTCAacaaacatttgttttgtttgataCTATATACTGAACCATTACGTTTTATGACATATCCTCCAACCTTGTTTATTCCTCCAAGAGGTGTGCTGCACCAGGCAACCCAGCCTGAAAGATAAACCCTGTGGGTCCCTACCATGCTTTGAATGTAGGCCTAGGACTTACAAGTTTAGCTCGGATATCTTATCAAGGAAACTCGCAAAAGGTTTCAATGCTGGTTGAACCTCTTCTGCTAGGAACTTTGTAACCTGGAATAAAGAGATCAGTCAGTATTATCgtacattataataaaattttgattaattttacaCGTAATCTAATCAATTCTGAATGGTAAATGTTCTTAATAAAAACAGGTTGCTTCTATGCCTTGTGGTGcaatatatatacagttaacTTTCCTAATTCTGGACACCgttgggctggccaaatatgtctggtgTCCGGAAAAtatggtattcggaatgtgtttttaatagtaaaaatgaatttgggactgtttggtattgggagagtttctggttttcagagagtctggttttgggagagacTGTATATATAAGCTTTTTACAAAAATGAGTAGTAGTGCTCTAAAATATAGTCATCTAACCTGTTCTGGTGACCTGCCAACAAATGATGATGGATCCAGCATCTGGTCAAGACTATTGTGGATGGGGGTGAAATATGACGAGGCCTTGATGCGGGTAACTAGGTCATTTTCACCACCTTGTTGCTTGACTACTGCAGCTGCTTCTTGGGAAAGTTTCCTTATCTCCTCATGACATTCCTGTAGGAAGACAAATAGTACACTCTGGGAAACTGAACAGCTTTCAGCTGCCACAGAAATTATTTAGGACCTTTTGTACCTAATCCAAAGGTCTGGTCTTGAGAAAGTTATATCATAtacatattatagtaatatctctatggttataTCATGaggtaattatttatttctaagTAATTCCTCCATGGTTATATAGATATTTGAAAGCTTTTAACTCTCTACAAGTGGGAATATAAAAAACAAGCAAACAGTTTACTGTGCCAACACATGAAAGATTTGATTCTTTTCAGAGTTGATTTTTCATATCAAatcactttaaagaacctagtacatctttcgagacaagtagggggttacctcCACGAACACAAACTCATCATACACTGGGCCCTCTGAGAGAACAGTCTTAGAttgaagaggctacccagtataaagaataaattgtGAATAAACAATCCCTTACCTGCCTACTTGCACCAGACTTAACCATGGCCATGATAATATTCTCAGTAGCCATAAAAGGTAGCTCCTGTTTGATCCGTCTCTCAATTACCTAGAGAGTACAAAAGAttatacatatttgtttttcaaaagacaaaaaaaaatccgGAAATAATTGAACCATGACCATCACATCTTCTCCTAGAACAGTCTGGTAAGCTTTGCTTTCAATATTAATGCTGGTAGAGATACACTGATGGTAATGTGAATACTACATACCTTTGGATACACAACAAGACCCTCTGAGATATTCTGTAATGTGCTCAAAAGAATATCTGCTGTGAGAAATGCTTCCGCAAGGCAAATCCTcctaaaacaataacaaaataaaattgtacagTAATATAACAGACAAGggaaacttaattaaatacttgtataatattatatttgtgttTGAATATTTTCTCCTTACCTATTTGCACTGTCATCCAACGTGCGTTCAAACCATTGAACAGAATGTGTCTGCAGGGGATCCATTATAAGAGTGATCAAATGCCTAGCCAGGGAGCAGCAACGTTCACTACGCATTGGGTTCCTTTTATAAGGCATGGCACTGGATCCTATTTGTTCCTTCTCAAATGGTTCTTCAAGTTCCTTTAGATTGGCTAGTAGTCGAATATCAGAGCAAatctaacaataataataatgatttacttatttattgCTACTTGAATACACCATAGTATTACATACATTGGATGTTTTACCATGTTAAAAAGGTAACGCTTGTATAGCAGTGGTTAATACTGAAAATGTAGAGTGATCTAGAAATGATGCTTGGGTATACGAAGAGGGACAGAAAAAGAAGTGAATGATGGAGTAAAGACAGCAAAATGTGTAAAATGGAGGTTGGTAGGAAGGATACACGATGACAACGGAGTGACAATTATTATATGGACAAATTTGAGATGGAGGGATGAGCTCGTTAGACGGATCGGTATCACCACAGCATGGCCAAGATTTACGAAAGACAGGAACATCTGTCACCAGTTGGGAGAGGCCTTTGCCCAGCAGTATGGGCTGAAGAAAGAAGAAGATCTCAACATTATACTTACCTTATGAACAGTTGCTCCCAGCCCTGCTAACACTGAAAGAATATCAACATCCACCTTCCGACTGTATGTTTGACCAGTCACTATGTAAGCtctacaaacaaacaaaaataaataaaaatcattcaTTCACAATTTTGTTTAGAAAGCATCTGAAAATGAGAACAcaactttaaaataatagtaCTAACTGTTTAAATCCAGCCATTTCAGTAACAAGTCTATCCAGCATTTCTACTTTCTCCGAATTGTTTTCAAAAAGCGCTAAGAAACTTGCTTGCGTTCCTGTCGTTCCCTTCACACCACGGAACTTAAGGTCATCCCTTGCACGAGTCAAATTTCGTAAGTCCATGCAAAGATCACTGATCCAAAGACAAGCTCGCTTCCCGACAGTGGTTAATTGAGCTGGcctatttgtaaaaaaaagtacacatttaaataaacttacaaaaaaaacccaacTTTTTTTTTGACAAGCTGAGTATTCATTAACCAACATTTTTTTCGGCAAGTTGAGTACTAAAAAATTTGGTATTATTTTGCAAACAAGTTTCGTTACTCACTGATAATGCGTGAAACCCAAAGTTGCAAGATTCTTATTTTTCTCGGCAAATACTGACAGCCGTTGAATGCATCTTGCTAGGCGTGGTAACACTATATTGAACGCATCACGCAAAACTATCAAGtcctttaaatataatattgagtTGGATAACATAATTTAGATGTTGATACAAAGTTGTTAccatattttaatataccatGAAGcctcataaaataaaatttaagtcagaaaattacagtatactaaatacagtagtaaagaaatatatatacttCAAATGTCTATAAATATGCATTTGTAATTAAGATTCTGATTcaaaattactatttttgtttcagtaggcctaataaattgaattataaaCCTAGAATTATTTGTTGACAAGCCCATAGCCATGGGGTTTCGTTTTCAGCACAGGCTAGACCAGTAGGTCTTACCATCACTTCTACTGCTGTCTTTAGTTTGAAAAGGGCACTTTGGGAAAAATGGAGGTTCATTTGACTATGATGAGTGCAGATGACATGCTTATTTAAGCACTTGGCTTACAGTGTTGTCTCCTACATAACAAGATGTTGCTCCAAGGTGGATTATTCCTGATGCTTTCGGACAACATTGACCAAATGTATGGACATGAGCCATGACATCATGGCGCCgtcttttttcttcttcttccgCCATATCCCAATCAATATTTTCGATGTTTGCCTGCATCTCCGAGGTCTGTTCATCCGTAATATTCAAACCTAAGgtctaaacaaaaataaaaaataataattcataataataaaccaATAAAAAATTTAAGGGTGACAATTTCAAATTGGATTTGGACACAACATAAAAGTCCCAGGGGTCTAAAATGGTACAGGGTCTACTAAACACACACATTTGGAATTAGCTGCCAGGCTGCAGTCTAAAATGGTACAGGGTCTACTAAACACACACATTTGGAATTAGCTGCCAGGCTGCAGTCTAAAATGTGTGTGTTCTGTTTTTGTACTGCATTAAGTCTATGACTTaatttctgaaataaagttttaataaatactgtagatTTGATATAAATTTCATGAACGAATGAATCTGCCATGATTGTGAAATAATGCTGTGAGAACAAAAAGGTCTAACCATACTGTGCCCGACACTATTAAACTTAGTTACTACCAGGACAAAATATACACACACCCATTTCTTTTCTTAGCAATAAAAGTGTAAAATTGATTCACATCtatctacagtaggcctagactaaaaaagttagtaaaaaaaaaaccaaaaagcTACATAcataatgtttataattaataattacaactatctatattaaaaaaccttttttttttattaaaaaaaatatcttgattaaatttttttttaaattaagcaGAATGATTTTCTTGCACAATTTGAACAAAAAATCAATTGCGAAAGTGTTTTCTTGTTTAATTAACAATTGCACAAGTAAATTCTTGTGCAATTTGCAAAATGCGCACAACAATAAACATATGTTATCGAGCCTAGACATTGCAGTGATGCCGTTACACATGGGTCTGACTACCAACCTGCTGAGCCTTCGCCAAGTACAGCCATAGCCTACGCCATGTCGTAAACTTCTTCTGTTCACTAAAATTAAAAGCCATTTCCTCACTAGCATAACGAGCCACTAGTGGTGACCTATATTTCTTCAAGCTTTCTCGTTCCATTTTTTGCACTTAAAGCTCTACTTTACAATAATTTCTTCAAAGAAAGTTTTTGTTTACAATTGTAGTATTATAATTAGCGGAGTCTCACGAAGCAACCGGTTTCGCGCGAAAGAATGTGGCAATTTAAATTGGTAGAGGGCGCTATCACAAATAACACGGGGTGTCACAAAATGTTTTTGATCATCTGCGATTCGAGTTCGAGCTGATATTGAGAAGTAAACTTTCCACTTTAGAAGTAAGGCTCAGTCTTTTCTTGGATAATTATGACTTCTTTCATCCTGTATTGAACGTGTTTTGATATTAAGTTTACACAGTAACTACTTTCTGATGGTGTGGTAAGTCAATTATTAAAtgaattgtgtgtgtttttttttagtctGCCTGTTGTGCCCCTGTTGTGTATGTGGTGTAGCTGTTTGTGGACGATCGTCTGTTGCTGCTGATGAGAGGTACACAGAGAGTTTAACACATCCACACAACACTGTGGAGCTATGACAAAATGGGGGTGTGTTGTCTACTGTAACTCAACACATCTGGCAAGCCAACCCAAAAGTGTAGGGCCTAGGAGAATAggctaattttgttttattttattaaaaaagaaaattgtttaCACTACAGGAATGTCGGTACTGTAGTTTCAGGAAATAATATCCTGGCTAAAATTGAAAATTGACAAGTCAgaattaatattgtaatttgcAATTGTAtggaagtttttttttgttcaatttgtTTATCATTTGATAGGCTAGTAAGTATGAATGATGGATGGTAACAATAGATTTTTGTGTGCAGCAGTCCCCCACCCGCCAACTTCTCGGGTTCCGCTGTTGCattactgtataggcctacccaCTGCATGTTTACGTATAGATGATGAAAGTCCAAtgaattatactgtattaattattaattaatacaaataaattatcttttttttttaaattttaatttcagcCAATGTCTTGAGGGAATTTTATcggaattaaaaataattaaacggtGCTAATTTAAAAGTAATGGGGAAGGATACAGATCTATTACAGGCCATCCGTCAAGAAGATGTTGCCATGGTAATGAAGATTGTTGCAAAATTCACCAAGTCAAAGTCAAGTAAGTGTTttcaaattacagtattaaaattattcatCATAATATGTTACAAATCACATGCTGACGTTCACCTGAGAAAGTGTTATATAAAAGTTGTTCTCATCACAAAAAGATATTTACTTAATTTAATTCTCTTCTCTAACCTGAAACTAAAACTATTAAATTCCTCAGACTTTAATGTAGTCAATATTGATCCATTACTATGTTGCAGGATTTAAAATATTGCACTAACAACATGTGGAAAAAATATCCATCTGCAGGGAAGCAGTAATCTAGTTTGGTAATAAAGATTTATTAATTTCTGATATAAAAATGATGTGTACACCAGTGACCTTGACATTGTAGATCTTAATCCTAATCCACTGACTTACTTAAAGATGTGGAGTCTATCTGGGAGTGGTGGTATGGATTAGTATTTAAGTCTTATTTTATCAGAATTATTACTCATTGGTCAATAATTTAAAGCAAGAATGTAGGaagtatttaatttaaaggCTAAGTATCTTGCTTATTAATTACCCATAAAGTGAAACTACTGACTTTGCAAAATGCTGCCTTTCTAGTTTCAGTACTTTGCTCCAGATACAATACAGTCTACATTGAAAAAGCCTATCCAGTGGTGAAatctctttctacactatcaaacttttatgtgacaaaatgtgattTACATATATATGGagatgatgatatcatatccctaccatatttgggcatatctctaccatatttgggcatatctctaccatatttgggcacatcaaacttttttttgtcagactagtttgatagtgtagacagagatttagtaCTGTGGCACAAAAGAAATTACCCAACAGTGTCCCTTAATGATATCTCCTGAAaaggggttggctgtagtgttacaTTTCCTCTTGTCATTTGAGGGAAAGTGTCCCGATATAAAGAAGTGTCCCATGAATAGTGGTGTCCTAAATAGGGTATACTATTCGgccattatttataataattattacaaaaccaTGAAGTTGGCACATATAAAAGGGATCTTTGACAAGGAAGaccaatttttttgttttgttagaACATAATTTATGCTCTGGTATTTTATCTCATTACATTGTTTATAATAGCACTATACAAAGTCGACCAATGTTTGTCATTTAGTATAAACTGTAAAAATCATAATCGCATAGTTACAGTTGAAACTCATTAATATTCAACCATATCCATTGCAAATACAATTAGTGGGTAAGCTGTAAACCTATGTTCTggtattttatctaaattttGGTTTACACAAGTTGACTCTAAATgatcattaaaatataattggTTTTTACTAGTTCCCtatttgtttttacaatttattgaCACATGACAATGTGGATTTTTACTTCTCATTGGCGCTTACCCCAAACTCTTCTTGTTGAATTTGGAAATTGCCATCTCACTCAGTGTTTGCAATACTTCAGAGTATTGTATTCAGTGTcgtaacggctatgagtgctcactggctaaatccAAGAGCCCCGGAGCTTATGGGGGCCCTTAAGCAGGACTAAGAAGAAAAAACagacattaaaatatgtcaaaaaaggCTAAAACACCGTACCCAAGACCTCCAGCATTTGAGGGCCATTTAACCAGGGTCCTCAGACCTCTGCGTTACGCCGCTGATTG contains:
- the LOC140063493 gene encoding adenylosuccinate lyase-like; the encoded protein is MERESLKKYRSPLVARYASEEMAFNFSEQKKFTTWRRLWLYLAKAQQTLGLNITDEQTSEMQANIENIDWDMAEEEEKRRRHDVMAHVHTFGQCCPKASGIIHLGATSCYVGDNTDLIVLRDAFNIVLPRLARCIQRLSVFAEKNKNLATLGFTHYQPAQLTTVGKRACLWISDLCMDLRNLTRARDDLKFRGVKGTTGTQASFLALFENNSEKVEMLDRLVTEMAGFKQAYIVTGQTYSRKVDVDILSVLAGLGATVHKICSDIRLLANLKELEEPFEKEQIGSSAMPYKRNPMRSERCCSLARHLITLIMDPLQTHSVQWFERTLDDSANRRICLAEAFLTADILLSTLQNISEGLVVYPKVIERRIKQELPFMATENIIMAMVKSGASRQECHEEIRKLSQEAAAVVKQQGGENDLVTRIKASSYFTPIHNSLDQMLDPSSFVGRSPEQVTKFLAEEVQPALKPFASFLDKISELNL